TTTCTCAGCCGCTCGGACAATTGGCAGGCGCGGCGCGCGCGCTCGGTCGCGGCAACCTCAATCTGCGCATTCCCGTGCGGTCGAACGACGAGATCGGCGTCGTCGCCGGGACCTTCAACGACGCCGTCGCGCAGTTGCGCGAAGTCGAGCACAAGAACGCCTCCGACCGTGAGGAAGCGTTGAAGCTGCAAGCGAACATCAGCGAGTTCCTCGACGTCACGATGGAGATCGCCGAAGGTAACTTCACGAAGCGCGGACGCGTCACGGAGGACGTGCTGGGCAACGTCGTCGACTCGATCAACTTGATGGTCGAGGAGCTCGAGGGCGTTCTCAAGCAAGTGCAGCGAGCGTCGGAAGCGGTGAACGTCGGGGCGGGCTCGATGCTCGAAACCACCGACGAGATCGTGCGCGGCGCGGAAGTCACCGCGCAGCAGACGGTGCGCGTGAACGAGCGGGTGTCGGAAGTGACGACGAACATTCGCCACATGGCCGAAAGCGCGCAGGCGTCGGCGAGCACGGCGACGGCGGCACTTCAAGCGTCTCAGCAAGGACAGCAGGCGGTGCAGGAAACGCTGGGCGGCATGCAGAACATCCGCCGCGAAGTGCAAGGCATCGCCAAGCGCATCAAGGGCCTCGGCGACCGCTCGCTCGAAATTCAAGAAATCGTCGATACCATCTCGCGCATCTCCAGTCAAACGAACCTGCTCGCGCTGAACGCCGCCATCGAAGCGGCAGGCGCGGGCGAGGCGGGCGCCCGCTTCGCGGTCGTCGCCGACGAAGTCCGCAAGCTCGCCGAAAACTCCGCGCTCGCCACGAACCGCATCGCGACGCTCATCAAGAACGTTCAAGCGGAAGTGCAGGAAGTGGTCGTGTCGGTGGAAGACGGAACGCGCGAGGTGGAAGCAGGCTACCGCGTAGCCAGCACCGCCGGTGAGCGCCTGTCCGAAATCGGACGTCTCGCTCAGCGCTCGGCGGACCTCGCCCGCATCATCTCGGAAGGGACGCAGGCACAGGTGCGCGGCGTGGAAAAAGTGGGCGAATCGGCCGGCGCGATCGCGCAGATCGCCGAAAGCTCGCGTCTCAGCGTGCAGGCAGGCCGCGAGGCCGCCGAGCGTCTGCGTCTGCTCGCCGAAGATCTCAACGGACAACTCGAGCGCTTCCGCTTGTCGTCGTGAGCACGCCGCATCGTAAGACACCGGAAAGGAGGCGAACGTGGATCAAGCAATGTCCGGCGACTTGTTCGAGAGTTTTTTGCTCGACTCGTGGGAAACGCTGGCAAGCTTCGAACGCCTCGTAGCAGCGCTGCGCGAGCGTTACGACGAGACGTCGCTGCACGACCTCGCCGTCATCGCGCACCGCATCAAGGGTACGACCGCTTTGTACGGCTATCCGCAGATGTCGCGCCTGGCAGAGCTCGCCGAGCGTCTGCTAGAACTACGCCCCAGGCTCGACGAGGAAGGACGCGAAGGGCTCATCGCCTTTCTGGAGCGCCTCGCGGTGTGCTTGCGCGGCGCGTTGGAACGCGTGAGCGCCCAAGAAGGCGAAGGCGAGCTCGGACTCACGTTCGCCGAGCTCGGCGGCACGGCCTTGCTGCAACAACTGTTGTCGAGCGCGCCCAAAGCGTTCGTTCGAAAGACGGTGGACGGAGCGGACGGGCGTCAGCAGAACTTGAGCGAACAGCTCACGTCCTTCGCCCGCAAGAACGCGGAAATCTGGACGTACTTCGCTCCCGAGGCTCGCGAGCACATCGAGCTGATGCGGTCGATCCTCGATCAAGGCGCACGTCGCGGCGAGGATCTCACGGGCCTGTTCCGTTCCGCGCACACCCTCAAGGGCTCGTCGTACATGGTGGGCTGCACGCCGCTCGGCGACCTCGGGCACCTGCTCGAAGACGTCTTGGGCGCCGCGCGTGAAGGGCGTCTCGATCTGCAAGGCGGCGCGGCCCTCGTGCTCGCCGAAGGCATCGATCTGGCCGAGCGCATGCTGCTCGTCGCGGAAGGCGAGGAGACAGACCTCACGCGCGTTCATCGCCACACGCGCCGCAAGCTGCTCGCCCTGCGCGGCGAGGAGGACGACTCGGCGAACATCGTCCCGGAGGCGACCGCCACGCCCGAGCCCGCTCCTGCCCCGTCCGCCGCTCGCGGAGCCGACGCGTCGTCGACCGTGCGCGTGTCGACGCGCAAGCTCGACGACTTGATGCGGTCGGTCGGGGAACTCATCGTGAGGCGCTCTCGCCTCGATTACCAACTCGAGCAATTCGCCGACTTGGAACGACTGCTCGCGGCGAGTACCGAGCGCCTCTCGCGCACGGTTCTTGAATTCGAAGAAAAGTACCTTCACCCCCACCTTCAGGCGGCGGGCTCGCCCGAGACCACGGACGCGACGGCCGAGCCGACCGCTGAGGCGCTCCGACCCGCGTCGAGCGTCACGGCGACCGTGAGCGAGCTGTTCGACGAGTTGGAATTCGACTCGTACGGCGACCTCAACGTCGTCGCGCGGGCGGTATCCGAGATGTCGGCCGACCTCGCGGAATTGCAGCAGAGCTTCACGACGAGGCTCTCGGTGCTGCGAGAGGAAAGCGAGTCGCTCGGCAAGTTGGCGCGCTCGGTACGAACGGACGTGTCGCGCGCTCGACGCGTTCCATTCTCGGGAGCGGCGGCGCGTTTGAAGCGCTGGGCGCGCACGCGCGGCGCCGACATCTTGAAGCTGGACGTGCAAGGCGAGAACGTCGAAGTCGATACGGTGGTGCTGGAGGCCCTCACGGCGCCGCTGTTGCACCTCGCCAACAATGCGCTCGCCCACGGCGTCGAGCCTGCGGCGGTGCGCGAAGCCCTCGGCAAGCCCCGCGAAGGGCAACTCCTCGTGCGCGCGGAAGCGCGAGGCGCCTTCTTGGACGTGGAGTTCAGCGACGACGGAGCGGGGATCGACCTCGCGACCGTGCGTGAAAAGGCGCGCGGCCGCGTGAACGACGCGCAGCTGAACGCCATGTCGGACGACGAATTGACCTCTTTGATCTTCCTGCCCGGCCTTTCGACGTCTTCGGAAGTGACGTCGGAGGCGGGGCGCGGCGTCGGGATGGACGTCGTCTCGGAAGCCGTTCGCCGTCTCGGCGGACAGGTGCTCGTACGGTCGGTGCGCGGCGTCGGCACCACCTTCACGTTGCGCGTGCCACTCACTCAGCAGATCACGGACGCGCTTGTCTTCACCGTCGGGGACTTGCTCGGCGGCTTCCCGACGGGCATGGTTCGCGCTTTGAACGAGGTGCCCGTCGGTTCGGTCCTCGTCACGGACGCGGGCGAGCAGATCGACCTCGCGGGTGAACGTCTCCGCCTCTATCGCTTGGCAGACCTCCTCGGCTACACTCCTCCTCAAGAGGAGGCCTTGAAGGTGATCGTGGTGGAGTCTGGAGGACGCAAGTCCGCCGTCGTGGTCGACGGGTTTGTAGGCTTGGAGGAATTGGCGGTGCGACAACCTGGCGCCCTGCTGGGAGACGTCGGGTATCTCGCGGGCGGCGCCCTCGATCGCGCGGGCAACGTCGTGCTGCTGTTCGATCCGCTCGGCGTGGAGCAGCTTTCGGGAGGGGCCGTTTCGACGGGGCTTCCGAAAGTCTCCGTGCGAGCCAGTGCCAAGCGCGTGTTGCTCGTCGACGACTCGGTCAGCGTGCGGCGCGTCGTGTCGAGCATGCTGTCGCGGGCAGGCTACGCCGTGAAGACCGCCGGGGACGGCGCGGAAGCGCTCGACTTGCTGCGCGTCGACTCGGACTTCTCGGCCGTGCTCACGGACCTCGAGATGCCGCGCGTCAACGGCTTCGAACTCATCGAAGAGGTGCGGCGTCGCCCGACGACCGCGCATCTGCCGATCGTCGTCATGACGACGCGCGCCGGTGACAAGCACCAAACGCTCGCGAAGTCGCTTGGCGCGACGGATTACTTCAGCAAACCCATCGACGAGGCACGCTTGTTACGCCGCCTCGCCGACCTCACGAGTGCCGGGATTCGGGCGTGAGGGTGGTGGCGCTCTGCTGCTGATCATGTCGAACAACGCACGTCGAGCTCGCCTTGCCGAGCATCTTCGCCTCGTCGGCGTGGATGTGCGTGAAGCGCAAAGCGCGCTCGAAGCGTTGACGCAACTCGAGCGGACGGTGCCGGACGCGATCGTGTGCGACGCGCAGTTGCAGGACATGACGGGCATGGAAATGCTCGACATCGTTCGCAGCGAACCCCAGTACTCGTCGCTGGTGTTCTTGCTGGTCGGCAGTGAGGAGCTTTCGAGCTTCGGCCTTCGAGATCTCGCCGTGTCCGCCGACGCCACGCCTTCGGACATTCTCCGCGAACTTCGCCTGATCCTCGACTTCAATCCTTTGGGCGTGCAGGAAGTGTCCGGCTCGTTCGAGACGTTGGGTTGGATGGGTGTGCTGCGCGCGCTCAACCAAGGGCGGCGCAGCGGCGAGTTGCGCGTGACGGTCGAATCGAGCGATTCACGCGTCTGGCTGCAAAGCGGACAGATCGTGCACGCCCGCTACGGTCTGCTGCAGGGAGAAGCGGCCATCACAGCTTTGCACGGCGGCCTCATGAACCTCGTGAACGCCGATTACACCTTCACGGCCGGAACTCCGGCCGTTCCCCGGTCGATCACCACTCCCACCCCGGTGTTGCTGGGCCGTGCGGCGCCGAGTGACGTGCTGCGACTCCCCGTCGACTGAATTCATCTTCTCCAGGAGTGTCAATGAAACAAGTTCTCGTCGTGGACGACAGCCTCAGCGTCCGCAAGGCGCTGGAAATCATCCTCAAGCCCTTGTCCTACACCGTTCGCATGGCCGATTCGGGCGAGGCGGCACTCGCCGCTCTCGGAGAAGCGAAGGTGGACCTCGTCATCGCGGACGTGCTCATGCCGGGTATCAGTGGCTTCGAGTTGTGCGAGCACATCAAGACGGATCCTTTGCACGCGCAAACGCCCGTCGTGCTGATCTCGGGCATCGTCAGCGACGAGGAGCGCGCGCAAGCGACGAGCGTCGGGGCGGTTCAGCTCGTCAAAAAGCCTTTTCGCGCCGAAGATCTGCTGCCCGTCGTGCAGACCGCCCTCGCGGGCAGGCCCGACGAGCACGACGCGCCCGCCGCTGCGCCGAGCCTGCCGAGCGACGGCTTGCTCGACGCGCTTCTCTCGAAGCAGGGCATTGTGAGCGCCCTCGTGACGAGCGACGGCAAGGCGCTCGCTCGTCGCGGCGATCCTCTGCCCGACGAGGACACGCTGTGCCAGTACGTTCGCTTCTTCGCGTCGGCCCTCTCGGTGGTCGGCACGCATTTGGAAGAGGAGTGGAGCGGCGCCTTGTTGGAGTACGGCAAGCGCTCACTCCTCGTCGCGCCCCTCACGGCGCGCCACACCTTGCTGGTCGTCTTGAAGGACGCGGGCGCTTCGAACGTCGCCAAGTACGTCGTGAAGACGCAGCGACCTCAATTCGAGGCGGCCTTGTCGCTGAACTGACTGCACGCCGATCAATTCGGCGCGTAGGACCATTCAAGTGGCGCGGCGGGCTCGATGAGGACGAGCTCGCCGCCATCGTCTTTGACGGCGGCGAGCAGCAAGCCGTCGGGCAAGTCCTCGAACAACTCGGCTTCGTTCTCGAAGACCATCAGCACGATCGCGCGCTCGAGCGTTCCGTCCTCGGGCCGGGCCAGGTAAGCCCAGCCGCCTTCGCGCAGGACGCTCGCGACTGCCTGCCACCCGCGCGAGTCGGCGGCGGTGTAACGACGCGCGACTTTGGGCAGCGTTCCACGCAGGCGTTCGAGCGTATGGCCGTGCAACATGATGTCACTCTAACCGCCGAGCATGAGCGGGGCCCTTCATGAAGCTGATAGGCATTCGCGCTTAGGTCACGCTTTCATAAAGCACGAGGGTGACGTGCACAGCGCACGTCACCCTTGAAGTGGTTATTTTTCGCCTCGCTCAGGCCTTCATACAAGATTGAGGCCACGCGGCACGTTCGCGCACGATTTCACGGAAGCGGCCCACGCCCGCTTGCAGCAGTTCGAGGGCGCGGGGAAACACGTCCTTGAAGTCGCCTTCGCGTGCCAACAGAATTTCCACGGTCGCTTGAGTATCGCCGCCCGCGACGAAGACCTTGACGGCTTTCGTCTTGGTGTTGACTTCGGAAGCGGCTTCGAGCGCGCGGCGGCGGTCCGCCTCGGTCTTGGCAGCGTAGAAGTTCGGGTACAGCAGGATGAAGGACAGCGGGTCTTTTTCACTGACGCGCAGGAAGTAGTGGCCGCCTTGAATCTTGAAGTACACGTCTCCCTCGGCGTCGACGCTGGGCTCGTAGCCCGCTTGCGCCAAGAAATCCGTATATTGTTGCACCAGCGGGTTGAGCGTGCGCTCCATCATGACCTCATTTTAGAACTCGTCTTAAGGGAATGTATAAGAGAAGCTGACGTAGCTCTCACGGACCGCGCCGCGATCTTACTGCAAGCTCGCGACAGGACGGCGGAAGTTCAAGGTCAGAAGCGCGCACACCAGCATGGCGTACGACATCACGAGGATGAACAAGTCCGTTGACGGATAAAGATACGAAATCGCGCCGCTCATTACCAGCAACGCGGTCAAGGCGAGCAGCAAGGGTTCCCGCTTGTCGGGCCGAGCCGTGTAGCCGTAAATGCCCGCGATCATCGCAAACAACAACGGGCCGAGCAGAGTGTTGAACATTTCGACTTCCATCAGTCCTCTCCTTCGCACCACCCTAGCAGAACCTATTAAGTGTTTCTAGAGTCGCTTCTCATGTTGTACAAACAAAGTGATTGCTCCGACTTCAAGTTCCAGGCAACGTCAAGCTAAGGCAAGCTCAAGCAAACAACGCTCCTGCCGCGAGAAAAACGCAATGCCTCCTTCCTACAATGAAGCTTGACCCGCGCGCCGCGCGGGGATCAGCTCTGCAAGGAGGCGCGCATGGCGAGGCTCAAAGGCAAAGGGAACAACACCGGAACCAGCATCGCGATCACCGTATTGATCCTACTCATTCTGTTCTTACTACTTTATTTCTTCTACTTGAAACCCAACAACCTTCTCGACCTCGGTTTTTGATTGGTGGCTCGACATGCGAAAAGGCAAAGACATCATCGGCAAGCCGATCGTCACCCTCGAAACGGGTGAACGCGTCGCCAACGTCCAAGACCTCGTGTTCGATCAACGCTCCAACGAACTCCTCGCCTTGCTCGTCGACGAGGGCGGTTGGTTCCGCGCAGCGCGCGTCGTACCCCTCAGCGCCGTTCGTTCGTTCGGCGAGGACGCCATCGTCATCGGCTCGCCCGAACAAGTCGTGTCCGCCACCGACCTCGAGCGCGTGCCCGACATCCTCAACGACGACGCCAAATTGCTCGGCACCACCCTCATGACCACCGACGGCAAAAACCTGGGGCGCCTCGCCGACTTGTACTTCGACGAGATCAGCGGCAAGGTCGTGGGGTACGACGTGACGGGCGGGCTCTTCGCCGACCTCTCCTCGGGCCGCTCGTTCGTGCCCGCACCGGAAACCATCACCTTCGGCTCGGACGTCGCCATGGTGCCGCCCGAAACGGCGCTCGCCATGGAGGAAGCCGAGCCGGGCGGACTTCAAGGCGCGTTCAACTCGGCAGGCCAAAGCTTGCAGAGCACGTATCAGAACGCCGCCGCCGCGACGAAAGAGCGCCAACGAACCTTCGTGGTCGGCAAGCTCGCCGCGCGAGAAGTGACGGCGCCCGACGGCGAGCTCATCGTCGCGGCAGGCGAGCCCATCACGGAGGAAACCGCGCAATTCGCCGACGAGAAGGGCGCTTTGAACGCCTTGTTCCTCGCGGCGGGCGGCGGCGCCTTGCAAGAGACGTTCCAAAACGCTCGTGACCGCGTGCAAGAGCGCTACGAGGACTTGTCGACCGCCTCGAAGGAACGCCAGAAGGACTTCGTGACCGGCAAGGTCGCCGGAGACGACGTCACCGCTCCCGACGGCACCATCATCGTCACGAAGGGTGACGAGATCATGCCGGAGATGGTCGACCTCGCCGAGCAGAAGGGCGCCTTGCCGCGCCTGCTCGCCGCCGCGGGCGGCGGCTTGGTACAACAGGGCGTCAGCTCTGCCGGAGAACGCTTCGACGATCTGCGCGAGAATCTCGGAACGGCGAGCGCCGAGCGGCAACGAGAATTCCTGATCGGCAGGACGGCCGAGCGCGAAGTCATCGCCAGCGACGGCACCCTCATCGTCGGGCGGGGCGCCGTCATCAACGAGTTCGACGTGGCGCGCGCCGAACAGCACGCTGCCGTCGGCACGCTGCTCGCGGCCGTGACCGTCGGTTCGCTCGCTACGGGCGCCGAGAATGTCCGCGACAACCTCGCCAGCGGGCTCGACACCGTGAGCGCCCACCTTTCGGGAGCCGTCGACAACCTCCGCGCGCGAGTCGTCTCGGACGGCGCGGCGACGAGCACGGCGACGACCGCGACCGACGGAGTCGTGGGGCGCCGCGTCGTGACCGACGTGTACGGACCCGCCGGCATCCTGCTCGCCGCGCAAGGCCAAATCGTCACGCCCGCCGTGCTGCAAGACGCC
This genomic window from Deinococcus yavapaiensis KR-236 contains:
- a CDS encoding methyl-accepting chemotaxis protein; the encoded protein is MDSHVDQLVGATLPGAPKRPRMKAARRGSWLGNLRVGQKLVLIALSFGVPISALLTALVAQQQANITFTRQELNGVQFLTPLEGVRTAAWQHAVAAVGVKNGVANADQDLERAAASVDANIKALKALSDRFPRLGVTNDLEELELNWSALRQSAILLSSRDVAGAHAAFDSQQLSKLTRAVADRSNLTLDPSIASRYTMDIVVNKLPLLRQQSSSLQLLADTVLASGGKFTLEDRINLSTQASAAEELLGQTMESVQVATAATPYLKTTLGKTADEARNKAQPFLQGIRELVGGGNVNRASFDKTSQSSAQASLALMRSAQSALTNELTDRSMALERQRLVTLLGVTAVLLAAFAMLIAISRAISQPLGQLAGAARALGRGNLNLRIPVRSNDEIGVVAGTFNDAVAQLREVEHKNASDREEALKLQANISEFLDVTMEIAEGNFTKRGRVTEDVLGNVVDSINLMVEELEGVLKQVQRASEAVNVGAGSMLETTDEIVRGAEVTAQQTVRVNERVSEVTTNIRHMAESAQASASTATAALQASQQGQQAVQETLGGMQNIRREVQGIAKRIKGLGDRSLEIQEIVDTISRISSQTNLLALNAAIEAAGAGEAGARFAVVADEVRKLAENSALATNRIATLIKNVQAEVQEVVVSVEDGTREVEAGYRVASTAGERLSEIGRLAQRSADLARIISEGTQAQVRGVEKVGESAGAIAQIAESSRLSVQAGREAAERLRLLAEDLNGQLERFRLSS
- a CDS encoding response regulator, which translates into the protein MDQAMSGDLFESFLLDSWETLASFERLVAALRERYDETSLHDLAVIAHRIKGTTALYGYPQMSRLAELAERLLELRPRLDEEGREGLIAFLERLAVCLRGALERVSAQEGEGELGLTFAELGGTALLQQLLSSAPKAFVRKTVDGADGRQQNLSEQLTSFARKNAEIWTYFAPEAREHIELMRSILDQGARRGEDLTGLFRSAHTLKGSSYMVGCTPLGDLGHLLEDVLGAAREGRLDLQGGAALVLAEGIDLAERMLLVAEGEETDLTRVHRHTRRKLLALRGEEDDSANIVPEATATPEPAPAPSAARGADASSTVRVSTRKLDDLMRSVGELIVRRSRLDYQLEQFADLERLLAASTERLSRTVLEFEEKYLHPHLQAAGSPETTDATAEPTAEALRPASSVTATVSELFDELEFDSYGDLNVVARAVSEMSADLAELQQSFTTRLSVLREESESLGKLARSVRTDVSRARRVPFSGAAARLKRWARTRGADILKLDVQGENVEVDTVVLEALTAPLLHLANNALAHGVEPAAVREALGKPREGQLLVRAEARGAFLDVEFSDDGAGIDLATVREKARGRVNDAQLNAMSDDELTSLIFLPGLSTSSEVTSEAGRGVGMDVVSEAVRRLGGQVLVRSVRGVGTTFTLRVPLTQQITDALVFTVGDLLGGFPTGMVRALNEVPVGSVLVTDAGEQIDLAGERLRLYRLADLLGYTPPQEEALKVIVVESGGRKSAVVVDGFVGLEELAVRQPGALLGDVGYLAGGALDRAGNVVLLFDPLGVEQLSGGAVSTGLPKVSVRASAKRVLLVDDSVSVRRVVSSMLSRAGYAVKTAGDGAEALDLLRVDSDFSAVLTDLEMPRVNGFELIEEVRRRPTTAHLPIVVMTTRAGDKHQTLAKSLGATDYFSKPIDEARLLRRLADLTSAGIRA
- a CDS encoding response regulator encodes the protein MSNNARRARLAEHLRLVGVDVREAQSALEALTQLERTVPDAIVCDAQLQDMTGMEMLDIVRSEPQYSSLVFLLVGSEELSSFGLRDLAVSADATPSDILRELRLILDFNPLGVQEVSGSFETLGWMGVLRALNQGRRSGELRVTVESSDSRVWLQSGQIVHARYGLLQGEAAITALHGGLMNLVNADYTFTAGTPAVPRSITTPTPVLLGRAAPSDVLRLPVD
- a CDS encoding response regulator, yielding MKQVLVVDDSLSVRKALEIILKPLSYTVRMADSGEAALAALGEAKVDLVIADVLMPGISGFELCEHIKTDPLHAQTPVVLISGIVSDEERAQATSVGAVQLVKKPFRAEDLLPVVQTALAGRPDEHDAPAAAPSLPSDGLLDALLSKQGIVSALVTSDGKALARRGDPLPDEDTLCQYVRFFASALSVVGTHLEEEWSGALLEYGKRSLLVAPLTARHTLLVVLKDAGASNVAKYVVKTQRPQFEAALSLN
- a CDS encoding YbjN domain-containing protein, encoding MMERTLNPLVQQYTDFLAQAGYEPSVDAEGDVYFKIQGGHYFLRVSEKDPLSFILLYPNFYAAKTEADRRRALEAASEVNTKTKAVKVFVAGGDTQATVEILLAREGDFKDVFPRALELLQAGVGRFREIVRERAAWPQSCMKA
- a CDS encoding PRC-barrel domain-containing protein, encoding MRKGKDIIGKPIVTLETGERVANVQDLVFDQRSNELLALLVDEGGWFRAARVVPLSAVRSFGEDAIVIGSPEQVVSATDLERVPDILNDDAKLLGTTLMTTDGKNLGRLADLYFDEISGKVVGYDVTGGLFADLSSGRSFVPAPETITFGSDVAMVPPETALAMEEAEPGGLQGAFNSAGQSLQSTYQNAAAATKERQRTFVVGKLAAREVTAPDGELIVAAGEPITEETAQFADEKGALNALFLAAGGGALQETFQNARDRVQERYEDLSTASKERQKDFVTGKVAGDDVTAPDGTIIVTKGDEIMPEMVDLAEQKGALPRLLAAAGGGLVQQGVSSAGERFDDLRENLGTASAERQREFLIGRTAEREVIASDGTLIVGRGAVINEFDVARAEQHAAVGTLLAAVTVGSLATGAENVRDNLASGLDTVSAHLSGAVDNLRARVVSDGAATSTATTATDGVVGRRVVTDVYGPAGILLAAQGQIVTPAVLQDARAHGREAELIAATRGGTAGTTATVSDRLAEGTQRVSEGASSLIDRAKEWINERAEQAQEANEQRRINNALGRPVTRVILDPSDNIILNVGEIVTHKAVEMARTGSVLDILLDSVSTDTAPLTPEDVRPHATGTAALQVEHDEPVRLNDDGTPRRV